The following coding sequences are from one Triticum dicoccoides isolate Atlit2015 ecotype Zavitan chromosome 4A, WEW_v2.0, whole genome shotgun sequence window:
- the LOC119287231 gene encoding 1-aminocyclopropane-1-carboxylate oxidase homolog 1-like, with translation MASDHERLRALKAFDGTKAGVKGLVDAGVTTIPAIFHHPPDSLADAPHHHGHHQFAIPVIDLAGLAKPSGRASVVGAVRAAAETVGFFQVTNHDVPEPAMSEILAAVRRFNEEPAEAKAPYYSRDPERRARYQCNFDLFRSPTACWRDTLYMEMAPEPPPPEQIPPACRAIVPEYAGLVQRLGRTLFGLLSEAMGLRRGYLEEEAGCLEGLSVGCHYYPACPEPHRTLGNARHSDPSFLTVLLQDAVGGLQVLVDVDERRPAWVDVPAEACALVVNVGDYLQILSNDRFRSVEHRVVANTAGPRVSVACFFRADASTRVLAPIVAGGDGDGRARYRSTTVPEMLRHYGAKGLDGVSALQRVRI, from the coding sequence ATGGCCTCCGACCATGAGCGCCTCCGCGCGCTCAAGGCCTTCGACGGCACCAAGGCCGGCGTCAAGGGCCTCGTCGACGCGGGCGTCACCACCATCCCTGCCATCTTCCACCACCCGCCGGACTCCCTGGCCGACGCGCCCCATCACCATGGTCACCACCAGTTCGCCATCCCGGTCATCGACCTCGCCGGCCTCGCGAAGCCGTCGGGGCGGGCCTCGGTGGTCGGCGCGGTAAGGGCGGCCGCGGAGACCGTGGGCTTCTTCCAGGTGACGAACCACGACGTGCCGGAGCCGGCCATGTCCGAGATCCTCGCGGCGGTCCGGCGCTTCAACGAGGAGCCGGCGGAGGCCAAGGCGCCGTACTACAGCCGGGACCCCGAGCGGCGCGCTAGGTACCAGTGCAACTTCGACCTGTTTCGGTCGCCGACGGCCTGCTGGCGCGACACGCTCTACATGGAGATGgccccggagccgccgccgcccgagcagaTCCCGCCGGCGTGCCGGGCCATCGTGCCGGAGTACGCtgggctggtgcagcggctggggCGGACCCTCTTCGGGCTGCTGTCGGAGGCGATGGGCCTCCGGCGCGGGTACCTGGAGGAGGAGGCCGGGTGCCTGGAGGGGCTGAGCGTGGGCTGCCACTACTACCCGGCGTGCCCGGAGCCGCACCGGACGCTGGGCAACGCGAGGCACTCCGACCCCAGCTTCCTCACCGTGCTCCTCCAGGACGCCGTCGGCGGACTCCAGGTGCTGGTGGACGTCGACGAGCGGCGGCCGGCGTGGGTGGACGTGCCGGCGGAGGCGTGTGCGCTGGTGGTGAACGTCGGTGACTACCTGCAGATCCTGTCCAACGACCGGTTCAGGAGCGTGGAGCACCGCGTGGTGGCCAACACCGCCGGTCCCCGGGTCTCCGTCGCATGCTTCTTCCGCGCCGACGCCTCGACGAGGGTGCTCGCTCCGATCGTCGCCGGCGGTGATGGCGACGGCCGCGCGAGGTACAGGAGCACGACGGTGCCGGAGATGCTCCGGCACTACGGCGCCAAGGGCCTGGACGGCGTCTCTGCGCTCCAGCGCGTCAGGATCTGA